In Verrucomicrobiia bacterium, the genomic window GGCAAAAAAAGACCGTATTATGCACGCCCACTTAAAAGGTGGAGACATTGACCTCATGGCAAGTGACAGCGACCGCGAAAGCTTTGGCGACAGCTTTATTACACTCTCCCTTAACGGCACAGACGAAACCAAGCTCCGTGAGCTCTACGACAAGTTGGCAGTAGGTGGGAAGAACTTTTATCCTATTGAAATGCAGGCTTGGGGCGATCTCTTTGGTAGTGTCACCGACAAATACAATGTGGACTGGATGATGAACATTGCAGCTCAGAAGTAATACGTTTTTTAAAAGGCAGCCTTGGTGGCTGCCTTTTTTGTTACTCCACCAGGGTAGTAAACACAACACGCCGCTTACTAAACTTCTGGATCTCAGTATCCCAAGAACCTGTGCAGGTAATGAGGTTCATATGCGAACCTGGCCCAGAGTTAAAGACTTCTTTAGGATGATCGTCATAGTTGTAATCCCTAACCTTCTGCACCTTGAATGTGCGGGTTAGGCCGCCATCGTCAGTCACCAAGAGCGTATCCCCTGCCTTCATGGCATTCAGGGCAATAAATACCCCAGCCTGACCCTGCTTGCCATTTAAGTGACCGCCAAGTACCGCCGTACCAAGCTCTCCTGGGCGCGCACTCAGTTTGTACCAACCAACGTGAGCGATATTAGCGGGGACATCCATATCCCCCGCCTTGGTGAGGCCAACCGTTTGCATGGTAGCATCCACCTTAATGGCGGGGATTTGGATACGGACAGGAACCCCAATTTTAGGAAAAGGCATTGGGATAAATGTAGGCGCAGGAGCATCGCCCAAGCTTGTTTGAGCGCCTTTCACCTCCCCAGGGTTTATCTGAGGGTAAACAGGGTGTTCATGTACGGTAAAGGCAGATACAGCAATAACGAGAGCGGCGGCAGAACTGCCTAAAATCGTAACTACACTGCCTAATTTCCCCATAAGGTATGTTAGGACTTACGGCGAGCAAGGACGAGACCTGTTGCAAGTGCAGATGCAATACCAAAGGCGGCAACGGCAGGGCTTGAATACGGAGAAACTGGTGCATTACCAGTGTTTGGCAAGCCAGGCACCGCAACAGCAGCAGCCTTCTTGATGGTATAAACCGGTGAGGAAAAGGTAATGTCTGACACATTTATGACTGCGCCGCCATCAACTGCACTAATAGTGAAAGGTGCCGTCCCCGTTGTGCCACTCTCCGTGCGGGTAAGTGAGAGTGCAGAAACATTTACCGTACCAGGCGCCAGCCCTAGCAAGTTTTCCAATACAGCATTAGGAAGGAAAGCCTGCATGTTACCAACGTTTGCAGTGCTACCATCTGCCAAAAAGTGAGGGCCACCAAGCGTTGCAACTAGGGATCGCTCGCCATCTGAACCCTGTGCAGCTTCAACCCAACCACCCATCGCACCCGTAAGCCCAAAGTAGGAGCCGGCAAAATTAGAACCGTACCCTGTCTGGTCAAAGGTCATGTCTAGCGAGGCGCTAAGGGCATCTGCCTGTGACTGCGTAGCGTGACAGTTCGGTGGTGTGGCAGTACAAAAAGCAAAGTCATCGCCGCTGCCAAACGGCGTACGGACTGGGGAAAAGGTGAACGTCAAAGAAGCCGCGTCTGTCCCCAGATTGGCGGTTGTCCAACTATCAACGTGCCCATGTACCAAGGCAAACGAAAAATACTTTGCCAGATCGCCCATGTTTGTCATGGTGATGGTAATTTTGGAATCTGCGGTAATTGCCGCGTGCGAAGTTGGGGTAACTGCCGCACTTAGTTCCATGTCATTTGTGAAGGCATCTACATGGTGGTAGACAAAAAGGCTGGAACGGCGCCCAAGCTCTACGTTTGCACAGATTGCCGCGCCAATAGAACCGATAGCTGGGTTTGTTGGGTCCGCAATCACTTCGCCATCTACACTCATAGAAGCAATAACCGGGCGGGCAATAGCCATCCCATTCCAGGTATATGTAGTGGAGCCACTTTCACAGCTGGCCTGGTCTGGGACACCCTGGGTACTGGATATTGCGTATGTAGGAAGTGGTGCCGATACTAACCCGGCCATAAGTACCAAAGCACAGGACCCTACCTGGATCATCAGACGGCGAGAGAATGTCATATAGCTACCCCACTACTATGTAATTGTTATGTAGTTATAGTATCAAGCCACCTGGGATGATGCTAATTTTGCTATTAAAACCATCCTTTGCCCGAGGGTCACTTGTATTCAGATAGTCCCCACCTCCAGAATTATCAAATAAAAAAAGAGGGCGGTTGTACGCCCCCTTGAACTTGAAATGCAGCTCATCCACTAACCCCTTACCAGCCGGCGAACAACACGTTCACCCACTGAAACGGTCAAGGTGCTGCCCGCCGGCCACTCCATGGCCTGGTCAACCATACCATCGGAGAAGAAAACTCCCCCTTTTGGCATCTCACAAGTGAGCTGCAGCGGCCGGTCATTCACTACCCTGCCCGTGACAATGTAGGCACCTGTTTGCGGGGACGGGAATGGTTCCCGTACGACAAACACCAGCTCTGGGTCGGTAATGCCTGGCAGGTCTGCCAAGAGATGGTCGCGAGAGTCGGTAAGGGCCTCTACCATGGTCACGATTGAACGGAGCCAGGCCTGCGACCCTACGCCCGTGGAGATAATGACCCCACTGGAAGAATGGTGCTCTTCCCTACCTTGGAACGAGATCTTGTAGCGGGCCGAGACATGGTCTAACCGGCCCACGAAGATATCGTTAATGCCCCAGACCACGTGCTGCTCGTCTGTGGCCGCCCTTACAAACGGCAACTCTTCAACCCTGCCCTTGCCAGAAGCAAGGCGGCCGATAACATCGCCCACTTCTTCTGCCGCAAACGGCATAAGGTTGCCAGCGATGGTCCTGGGATCTGGGTTGATACCCAGTACCAGCTGATCGCCCAAGTACTGTGCCAGGTTGACGAACAACCCGTCGGGACCACATACAATGACGAGGTCTTTCTCCCGGAAGAGAAAGGTCGGCAAGTCAGAGCGTGACACCGTTACTACTCCTGCATCCGTAGGAAGCTGACGGTAGATGGCATCGAGCGACCGTTGGTACTGCTGGTGCTCCCGTTGGTAGCGGGAGATTGAATCCCCCGCCATTTCCAACGTGAACGCCGCTGCGCCCTCGGTGCTGTACTCATCAACCAACTCTTCCAGGCGGGTTCTTTTTGTTACGATAACAAATCGATCCACCATAGCGGTTACTCCTCCGTAGCCTTACCGGCTTCGCCCCTAAGGACTGCCAGCAGGTCGGTGGTCAGGGAGACGTTGTTAAGCGATCCCTTTTCCGCTGCCGTAAGGAGAGCAGCCGCCATTGCCTGTGAAGGGTTCATATCGGTAAGCGGCTTGAGACGGATCTCATTGGCTTCTGCCTCAGACTTGGCCTCGGCAACCCGGTTTTCACCCTGCTTCGTTACGAGCTCTGCTCGCTTCTCTTCCAGGGCCAACTTGGTAGCGGCTTCGTACTCCTTCAGGGCGCGCTCGTTGGTAGCGGACTGGCTGCGGCGCTCGTGAAGCGCCATATCCGCCGTCATCAACAACTTTTCCCGCTCGCTTGCGCCCAGCGCCTTGCCCACTTCCGTGTTAACAGGAGTGACCACGGCAACCGAACAGTTGCTTACGGCAATGCCTTTGGAGGCCAGCGCCGAATTCCCCTTATTCATGTGTTCCTGCAGGTCC contains:
- a CDS encoding NAD+ kinase; translation: MVDRFVIVTKRTRLEELVDEYSTEGAAAFTLEMAGDSISRYQREHQQYQRSLDAIYRQLPTDAGVVTVSRSDLPTFLFREKDLVIVCGPDGLFVNLAQYLGDQLVLGINPDPRTIAGNLMPFAAEEVGDVIGRLASGKGRVEELPFVRAATDEQHVVWGINDIFVGRLDHVSARYKISFQGREEHHSSSGVIISTGVGSQAWLRSIVTMVEALTDSRDHLLADLPGITDPELVFVVREPFPSPQTGAYIVTGRVVNDRPLQLTCEMPKGGVFFSDGMVDQAMEWPAGSTLTVSVGERVVRRLVRG
- a CDS encoding class F sortase produces the protein MPFPKIGVPVRIQIPAIKVDATMQTVGLTKAGDMDVPANIAHVGWYKLSARPGELGTAVLGGHLNGKQGQAGVFIALNAMKAGDTLLVTDDGGLTRTFKVQKVRDYNYDDHPKEVFNSGPGSHMNLITCTGSWDTEIQKFSKRRVVFTTLVE
- a CDS encoding VOC family protein, translated to AKKDRIMHAHLKGGDIDLMASDSDRESFGDSFITLSLNGTDETKLRELYDKLAVGGKNFYPIEMQAWGDLFGSVTDKYNVDWMMNIAAQK
- a CDS encoding SPFH domain-containing protein, with protein sequence MLGISMFRYAGATGHVFTRSGGSFANRGIGWGGLIGPTTTVAVVPTTSQIVHFSLEVHTSDKQQVRVTGSVQVQLEPVSASKAFDFTVNPRNGQYEQAWQPDLQAIVTEQVLGPIRKTAANLDVASAVSSQFVFETDLQEHMNKGNSALASKGIAVSNCSVAVVTPVNTEVGKALGASEREKLLMTADMALHERRSQSATNERALKEYEAATKLALEEKRAELVTKQGENRVAEAKSEAEANEIRLKPLTDMNPSQAMAAALLTAAEKGSLNNVSLTTDLLAVLRGEAGKATEE